From Pseudarthrobacter equi, a single genomic window includes:
- a CDS encoding D-sedoheptulose-7-phosphate isomerase, producing the protein MTAESSLRDIDLAHLAMAPALPAVLPGAAYVDSASADAVRLHLDNVVPALESLRNQSGRLAAWGVELAQRMLRGQRLLAAGNGGSAAEAQHLTAELVGRFDGERVPFSAISLHAETSAMTAIANDYGYDDVFARQVRAHGRSGDVLVLLSTSGKSPNLLRAAETASRLNITTWALTGAGPNPLASVCDEAVMIDALNANAQEGHLIALHAVCRAFDLEVARHSPAILQQGGLP; encoded by the coding sequence GTGACTGCTGAATCATCCCTCCGCGACATCGACCTGGCGCACCTGGCCATGGCACCGGCCCTCCCTGCGGTGCTGCCCGGTGCCGCATACGTGGATTCCGCCAGCGCCGACGCCGTCAGGCTGCACCTGGATAACGTGGTTCCCGCCCTGGAATCCCTGCGCAACCAGTCCGGCCGGCTCGCCGCCTGGGGTGTGGAGCTTGCCCAGCGGATGCTCCGCGGGCAGCGGCTGCTGGCAGCCGGAAACGGCGGGTCCGCCGCCGAAGCCCAGCACCTCACGGCCGAGCTGGTGGGACGGTTCGACGGCGAGCGGGTCCCGTTCTCCGCCATCTCCCTGCACGCGGAAACATCCGCCATGACGGCCATCGCCAACGACTACGGGTACGACGACGTCTTCGCCCGCCAGGTGCGCGCCCACGGCCGCTCCGGCGACGTGCTGGTCCTGCTGTCCACCAGCGGCAAAAGCCCCAACCTGCTGCGCGCAGCGGAGACCGCATCCCGCCTGAACATCACCACCTGGGCGCTGACCGGTGCAGGGCCGAACCCTTTGGCCAGCGTCTGCGATGAAGCCGTGATGATCGATGCCCTCAACGCGAACGCCCAGGAGGGCCACCTGATCGCCCTGCATGCCGTGTGCCGGGCCTTCGACCTCGAGGTGGCCCGCCACAGCCCCGCCATCCTGCAGCAGGGAGGCCTGCCATGA